The following proteins come from a genomic window of Flavobacteriaceae bacterium MAR_2010_188:
- a CDS encoding Lysophospholipase L1, with translation MYAQDWPNLNRYQEQNTRLMDSLPTDSLTVFMGNSITEGWINQRPEYFQNKGFVNRGIGGQTTPQMLIRFRQDVIDLHPKAVVILAGINDIAGNTGPSTQKMIEDNIQSMCELALQNNIKVYLCSVLPAYDFPWRPGLAPAEKVISLNNFLKDLAQEKALVYVDYHSEMVDEKGGLKANLGDDGVHPNAEGYKIMERILNNTLLD, from the coding sequence ATGTACGCACAAGATTGGCCAAATTTAAACCGATATCAAGAACAAAACACGAGACTTATGGATTCTCTTCCGACAGATTCCCTAACCGTTTTTATGGGAAATTCTATAACTGAGGGTTGGATCAATCAAAGACCAGAATATTTCCAAAATAAAGGATTTGTAAATAGAGGCATTGGTGGACAAACTACGCCGCAAATGCTAATAAGATTTAGACAAGACGTCATCGATTTACATCCAAAAGCGGTAGTTATTTTAGCGGGTATAAACGACATCGCGGGTAATACGGGACCGTCGACCCAAAAGATGATAGAAGACAACATACAATCTATGTGTGAACTCGCGCTCCAAAATAATATTAAAGTGTATTTATGTTCAGTATTACCCGCCTATGACTTTCCATGGAGACCAGGATTAGCACCAGCTGAAAAGGTGATTTCCTTGAACAACTTCTTAAAAGATTTGGCGCAAGAAAAAGCTTTGGTTTATGTTGATTATCATTCAGAAATGGTTGATGAAAAAGGTGGATTAAAAGCCAATTTAGGTGATGATGGAGTTCATCCAAACGCGGAAGGATATAAAATTATGGAACGTATTTTAAATAACACATTACTGGATTAG
- a CDS encoding Pimeloyl-ACP methyl ester carboxylesterase codes for MEYNYEKFGDGDQTIILLHYFGGSAKSWDWTIEFLKKDFTIIALTLPGFGNTRAFKSPSIKTFSEYLKDFMAHLGLTEYYLVGHSMSAKLILAAVSNMKRGLPNALILVCPSPPTVEKMSDKDRSKMLELPDRKDSENSVDKATVKKLSGDKLEMAISTNLEVEEKTWKWWVEKGMVNNISKAIDSMKILTFVIASEKDPIIPIDSIYSEVLPNIKNHQLKVIKKSGHLLPLERPKKLATTIKQFIEKNQ; via the coding sequence ATGGAATACAATTACGAAAAATTTGGTGACGGTGATCAAACCATTATTCTGCTTCATTACTTTGGCGGGAGCGCTAAAAGTTGGGACTGGACCATTGAGTTTCTTAAAAAGGATTTTACCATTATCGCACTCACCTTGCCTGGTTTTGGCAACACCCGTGCGTTTAAAAGTCCATCAATCAAAACATTTTCAGAATACCTTAAAGATTTTATGGCGCATTTAGGTCTAACTGAATATTATTTAGTCGGACATTCTATGAGCGCTAAATTGATTTTAGCAGCAGTAAGTAATATGAAACGTGGCCTACCTAACGCTCTTATTCTAGTTTGCCCTTCGCCTCCAACCGTTGAAAAAATGAGCGATAAAGATCGCTCGAAGATGTTGGAGCTGCCAGATAGAAAAGATTCTGAAAACAGTGTTGATAAGGCGACCGTAAAAAAACTAAGCGGCGATAAATTAGAAATGGCCATTAGCACAAATCTTGAGGTTGAAGAAAAAACTTGGAAATGGTGGGTAGAAAAAGGAATGGTGAATAATATTTCGAAGGCAATCGATTCGATGAAAATTCTAACCTTTGTTATCGCATCTGAGAAGGATCCGATTATTCCAATTGATAGTATTTATAGTGAAGTATTACCAAATATCAAAAATCACCAACTCAAAGTCATAAAAAAATCTGGACACTTACTTCCATTAGAGAGACCGAAAAAATTGGCCACAACCATTAAACAATTTATAGAAAAAAATCAATAG
- a CDS encoding NAD(P)-dependent dehydrogenase, short-chain alcohol dehydrogenase family — protein MDLKIKGKTALITGGDSGLGLETAKFLVKEGVNVILSDKDDDQGLKDAVKEVEKDCVDGCEVVGWAADISNDKEVIALADKIEKKFGGAHIIFHSAGARGAADDFLKLTDEDWMKTIDVDLMGAVRVARAFIPQMQKLNWGRMIMVASENAFQPYVEESPYNACKAAIINLSKCLSRSYSKENILFNCISPAYIKTPMTDAMMEDLAEERGTSVDEAVKWFVKNKRPHIAMERRGRPEEVASMVAFLCSEHASYINGSNIRIDGGAVESAFG, from the coding sequence ATGGATTTAAAGATTAAAGGAAAAACTGCCTTAATTACTGGCGGTGATTCAGGTTTAGGACTAGAAACTGCAAAGTTTTTGGTAAAAGAAGGAGTGAATGTCATTTTATCGGACAAGGATGATGACCAAGGTTTAAAGGATGCGGTTAAGGAAGTCGAAAAAGATTGTGTTGATGGATGTGAAGTTGTTGGATGGGCTGCAGATATTTCAAATGATAAAGAGGTAATCGCCTTAGCGGACAAAATCGAAAAGAAATTCGGCGGGGCGCATATTATATTTCATTCTGCCGGCGCTCGTGGAGCTGCCGATGATTTTTTAAAATTGACCGATGAGGATTGGATGAAAACCATTGATGTCGATTTAATGGGGGCTGTGAGAGTTGCCCGTGCTTTTATTCCTCAGATGCAAAAATTAAATTGGGGAAGAATGATTATGGTAGCTTCAGAAAATGCATTCCAGCCTTATGTTGAAGAAAGTCCATATAACGCATGTAAAGCTGCTATTATAAATCTTTCAAAATGTTTATCTAGGTCTTATTCCAAAGAAAATATTTTATTTAATTGTATCTCGCCGGCATACATTAAGACGCCGATGACCGATGCAATGATGGAAGATTTGGCAGAAGAAAGAGGTACATCTGTTGATGAAGCAGTAAAATGGTTCGTCAAAAATAAAAGACCGCATATCGCGATGGAAAGAAGAGGGAGACCAGAAGAAGTCGCTTCCATGGTTGCATTTTTATGCTCAGAACATGCCAGTTATATAAATGGTTCTAATATAAGAATAGATGGTGGTGCGGTAGAAAGTGCTTTCGGATAG